The Streptomyces halobius genomic interval CGCGGGCGTGGACGCCGGTCCGTTCGTGCCGCTGGAGGTGGACAGCGGCGGAGAACTCGGCGTACCGCCGGTGAGCCAGGCCGAACAGCCCGGCTGGTGGACCAAGAGCCCCACCCCCGGTGAGAAGGGCGCCTCGATCATCGTCGCCCACTACGACACCAAGAACGGCCCGGCCCTGATGAGGAACGTCAAGAACATCAACGTCGGCGACGTGATCAAGGTGCTGCGCGAGGACGGCTCCACCGCCACCTTCACGATCCGCGAGCGCCAGCAGGTCAAGAAGGACGACTTCCCCACCCGGAAGGTCTACGGCGACACCGAGCGCCCGGAGCTGCGCCTGATCACCTGCGGCGGCGAGATCGTCGACGGCCACCGCTCGGCCAACATCATCTTCTACGCCGACCTCGTGAAGTGACCCGCAGTACCCGGAGCACCCGAAGGACCTGCTACACCCGCAGTACCTGGAGCACCGCAGTACCCGAAGTGTCCAACGTGCCCGGAGGCCCCAGGTCGGCGAGGTCAGTGGGTTCGTTCAGCCGGTGTCGCGGCGTGCTGTGACCCGGTCGTCACGTCGTTCTTACGCCCCTTTCCCGGGAGGGACGCGGCCGCGCTGGCGAGAAGCACCCTCTTGCCGGTCCCTTCCGCTTGCTGGGCGCCTCTCCCCCGCACTAGCTTCGCTCCGCACTGCCCGCACGCACCCTCCAAGCGGGCACCGGTACTTCGTGTGTCCCGGACGG includes:
- a CDS encoding class F sortase translates to MTTTRTPRLGRLATCAALALAVAGGLTACGSGDTPGPDVTIKNAATAPAKETAPPMAPSQPKRLQIPSAGVDAGPFVPLEVDSGGELGVPPVSQAEQPGWWTKSPTPGEKGASIIVAHYDTKNGPALMRNVKNINVGDVIKVLREDGSTATFTIRERQQVKKDDFPTRKVYGDTERPELRLITCGGEIVDGHRSANIIFYADLVK